The Gammaproteobacteria bacterium genome contains the following window.
GCGAACCCCTTAAGACACGCCAGGAGACTGTTGCAAACCGACCGTCCGGTCTGTAGACTTTATACTGCCCTTTATTCAAGGTATTAAGGCTATTTCGTGTCGCCCCATTCACCCCCGGACCATTCCATAGACGCATCCATCCCGCTTGGCGCGGCGGACGCCACACAGCGCATCTTGGCCACCGCCGAACGGCTATTCGCCGAGTTGGGTTTTGACGCCGTTTCCATGAACATGATCGCCGAACAGGCCGGCGTGAGCAAAGGCAATATCTTCCATCACTTCGCCTCCAAGGATGCCCTCTATCTTACGGTATTGAAATCGGCGTGCGCCGAATCCACCCGCTTGATGGACGACTTGGGGAACATCAACGGCAGCCTGGCTGACCGGCTCGTGCATTTTACCCAGGCACATCTCGCCCACCTAAAGAAGCATCATCACATTGCAACGCTGATACAGCGTGAGATGTTCGAGGACGGCCCGCGTCGCGGCAAGGTCC
Protein-coding sequences here:
- a CDS encoding TetR/AcrR family transcriptional regulator, with the protein product MDASIPLGAADATQRILATAERLFAELGFDAVSMNMIAEQAGVSKGNIFHHFASKDALYLTVLKSACAESTRLMDDLGNINGSLADRLVHFTQAHLAHLKKHHHIATLIQREMFEDGPRRGKVLAERVCSENFTRLVDMLRDDRARGELSKDCDPAIIAHLLVSANIFFMQARDMLRHSPDLDFAEDPARYSRKVVEVILTGVQESKTYYEETK